One bacterium genomic window carries:
- a CDS encoding DUF433 domain-containing protein — translation MRVTVGMIVGLVAVGTPKQEILKLYPYLKPEDIDEALSYAAWRAEEIDVPIKQVGG, via the coding sequence ATGAGAGTCACAGTCGGTATGATTGTCGGTCTTGTGGCCGTCGGTACTCCCAAACAAGAAATCCTTAAGTTGTATCCATATCTGAAACCTGAAGACATAGATGAAGCGCTCTCCTATGCTGCCTGGCGGGCAGAAGAGATTGATGTTCCTATTAAACAAGTCGGCGGATGA
- a CDS encoding DUF5615 family PIN-like protein, producing the protein MKILIDTNLSPDWTTVFKGAGFEALHWTEVGNFQATDQEILSWAADHAYVLFTHDLDFGSILAATGTC; encoded by the coding sequence ATGAAGATCCTAATTGACACGAACCTCTCACCGGATTGGACAACAGTTTTCAAAGGTGCCGGTTTCGAAGCCCTTCACTGGACTGAAGTCGGCAACTTTCAAGCCACCGATCAAGAGATCCTTTCTTGGGCCGCAGATCACGCCTATGTTCTATTCACCCACGATCTCGATTTCGGTTCGATCCTTGCTGCGACCGGAACGTGTTAG